In the genome of Polaribacter sp. MED152, one region contains:
- the ruvA gene encoding Holliday junction branch migration protein RuvA gives MITQVRGRLVEKSPTEVVIDCNGVGYLLHISLNTFSGLPEDENVVLYTHLSIRDDAHTLFGFINKTEREVFKLLISVSGVGPSIARTMCSSMTSDEIQQAIASENVAVIQSVKGIGAKTAQRVIVDLKDKILKTFNIDEVSVSASNTNKDEALSALEVLGFNRKQSDKVVNTVLKANPDASVENIIKLALKNL, from the coding sequence ATGATTACACAAGTTAGAGGAAGATTAGTTGAAAAAAGTCCAACAGAAGTTGTAATAGACTGCAATGGAGTTGGGTATTTATTGCACATTTCTTTAAATACATTTTCGGGTTTACCTGAAGATGAAAATGTAGTTTTATACACCCATTTATCTATTAGAGATGATGCTCATACCTTGTTTGGTTTTATCAACAAAACAGAGAGAGAAGTTTTTAAATTATTAATATCTGTTTCTGGAGTTGGGCCAAGCATTGCAAGAACCATGTGTTCTTCTATGACCTCAGACGAAATACAGCAAGCAATTGCATCAGAAAATGTGGCAGTAATTCAGTCTGTAAAAGGCATAGGAGCTAAAACTGCACAAAGAGTAATTGTAGATCTAAAAGATAAGATTTTAAAAACCTTTAATATTGATGAAGTTTCTGTTTCTGCAAGCAATACAAACAAAGATGAAGCGTTATCTGCTTTAGAAGTTTTAGGTTTTAATAGAAAACAATCTGACAAAGTTGTAAATACAGTTCTAAAAGCAAACCCTGATGCTTCTGTAGAAAACATTATAAAACTCGCTTTAAAAAATTTATAA
- the sprA gene encoding cell surface protein SprA: MTRVLKHIILLVLFTFTVSFSLQAQTKTTKDSLAVKKDTLNLKYDFKYTQKGGLFLDDLAKKEVIFDKELNKYVILEKIGDYYTKTPIYLTQREYQEYRLKRDMLQYFKDKVSATNSKKKGSAAAQKDLLPSYYVNSKFFETVFGGNKIEFTPTGNLNLKLGFIYQNTENPQISEENRSSFTFDFDQQINASIRAKVGERLEFTANYDTQASFDFQNLVKVDYTPTEDDILQGIEAGNVSMPIKNSLINGAQSLFGVKTKLQFGKTSVTAVFSQQNSESKTVVAEAGASIQEFELRTTDYDNDRHFFLSQFFIDNYANSLKQYPLVSSQVNITRIEVWITNRNATTEDFRSIVALADIGELNNPGSNYQNLVDDNNTVQPVTPVSVNTNGNVFFLPQNDANNIYDPTVLAGIRDISDVDNTLQSRFQMEQGTDYSILENARKLTTNEYILNSKLGYISLNRRLNDGEVLAVAYEYTVAGSVNGSTKKSFKVGEFSNDGIQAPQNLAVKLLRSEILQTVRQNPTTNEAEAFPTWRLMMKNIYALGAYPLTQDGFRFEIQYRDDETGIASNILQNASTPNIPTTPLIQVLNLDQLDQSQFRTPDGFFDYVEGITVNSPNGYIIFPEPEPFGNDLVLDPSDPNDIGLDETLDAQYLFKELYLNTKINIQNNFQAKDKYFLKGYFKSETAGGIPIGAFNVPQGSVTVTAGGRQLVEGVDFVVDYLQGRVQIIDPGLQASGTPISVSTENNAVFNQQRKTFMGVDVEHQFSENFVVGATVLNVMERPLTPKINFGSEPIDNTMFGLNVDFSTEVPYFTKLANKLPFVDTDVPSNLSVRADMAYLLPGTPSGIDVTGAATSYIDDFEASQIPISLLSALDWYEASTPRNQSNDRFNGGNSDLSYNYKRAKLAWYSIDQIFYGFGETPPSIDADELSRAETRQINFNELFPNQQFDITQNTQIRTLDLAYFPEERGSYNYNPNATIVGDKAVLPSPETNWGGIMRPLNTNNFDQANVEYIQFWVMDPYQNYSITQEEGLPQGVNPDDISNQVGDLYINLGNISEDITKDNRKMFENGLPEDGAKVDGVNVNRTIWGDVPRNPSIIYAFSEEDAARTNQDLGFDGLTNDGERNLANVDPKFAALTDPAADDFQFFRGSQLDGLNASILRRYKDFNNTQGNSPTLNQSPEPYPTSSTTYPDVEDINRDQTMNTVESYFEYRISMNRNDLQKGTNFIVDEKTTTVTLENGNTQDTKWYQFRVPVRNGTPVNGITDFNSIRFVRMFLTNFKMPVVIRFGELDLVRGDYRRYTRTIDPAIDPDRELTQAELEGFEVGVVSIEQNNGSYIQPPGIERERLQGSTTVQLQNEQSVTLKVTNLEPNKTRAIYKNLSVDLRRFKNLKMFMHLEGDDGFAGVIRLGTDLNDNYYEVQLPLTVSSGGNSQLDIWPEINNLDALLETFGKVKLERDAIGAPINELYTSIEQSSNVPYTLSVKGNPTLAQIRTVVLGLKNTSNVNRTGEVWFNELRAAGFDNDAGWAAVLNADANFADVANVSLSGSMQTIGFGNVEDRVNQRSLDETKQYDVSTTINLGKVITPKDWGIQVPMSYSIGEKFIDPKFDPQYQDVLLEDAIDQNPNSEFSRDYTKRTSISFVNVKKNRNPNSSKKPRFYDIENIAVSYAHNKEFHRDYNIEKYINENVTASAAYNYNFNSKPIELFKNSEKFKSKYWRFIKDLNINPVPSLLAINSRINRSYNEQQSRNLVPGLSPQPELIQRRFLFDWDYTVGFDLTKSLQLNFNATNNYIYDAFGSGEELQIFDNFFNTGRANQYHQKLNATYQLPLDKFPFLKFIKADYAYTADFDWQVQSQDESIAEQIGNVIQNANTHNLNTTFSFDKIYKSVGFEKLLLTKQQRKLAKENKNARIQPKKNLPTGKKILKLSWDVLTSVKQAKISYSENNGQYLQGYDEGIGFLGGAPTSFAFGSQVDIRNKALTNGWLVSPRALVDDPNTPIDESAFYNKTYSRTHYNKLDYTFTLKPIKDLNIDVRGNKIKTTDLSQQLDIIADGTENGTIDFGIDAFETGNFSTSHSMFGTAFTDGDALFQRMKDYRTTVANRFASENPSADPAGFGENSQQVLLPAFIAAYSGKDPNTVKTGLFRNIPIPNWTLRYNGLMKLKWFKKNFSTFIISHGYRSSYTISSFTNNLQYDEATKFTTVNAAGNYEAPKLVAAATLVDEFSPLIKVDMKMKNSFSLRGEVKRDRTLTMNFNNSTLTDIAGTEYIFGLGYVFKDVKMNTRFTGKKTTLKGDINLRADVSLRDNLTQIRYIDEDNNQISGGQRLFSIKFVADYRLSSSLTASFYYNHQTSKYAISTTFPRQAINGGINIIYNLGGN; this comes from the coding sequence TTGACTAGGGTATTAAAACACATAATTTTATTAGTCCTATTTACTTTTACAGTAAGTTTCTCTTTACAGGCACAAACCAAAACTACTAAAGATTCTTTAGCTGTTAAAAAAGACACTTTAAACTTAAAATACGATTTTAAATACACCCAAAAAGGTGGTCTTTTTCTAGATGATTTGGCTAAGAAAGAAGTCATTTTTGATAAAGAACTCAACAAATACGTAATTCTAGAAAAAATTGGAGATTATTACACCAAAACTCCAATTTATTTAACACAAAGAGAATACCAAGAATACCGTCTTAAAAGAGACATGTTGCAATACTTTAAAGACAAAGTAAGTGCTACAAATAGCAAGAAAAAAGGAAGTGCAGCCGCTCAAAAAGATTTATTACCAAGTTATTATGTAAACTCTAAATTCTTTGAAACTGTTTTTGGTGGCAACAAAATAGAATTTACACCAACAGGAAATCTAAACCTTAAACTTGGCTTCATTTATCAAAATACAGAAAACCCACAAATTTCTGAAGAAAACAGAAGTAGTTTTACCTTTGATTTCGATCAGCAAATTAATGCTAGTATTCGCGCAAAAGTTGGTGAACGTCTCGAATTTACTGCAAACTACGATACACAAGCAAGTTTTGATTTTCAAAATTTAGTAAAAGTAGATTACACACCTACAGAAGATGATATTTTACAAGGTATTGAGGCAGGTAATGTTTCTATGCCGATTAAAAATTCGCTTATCAACGGTGCACAAAGCTTATTTGGTGTAAAAACAAAATTGCAATTTGGTAAAACAAGTGTTACAGCAGTTTTTTCGCAGCAAAACTCAGAAAGTAAAACAGTAGTTGCAGAAGCTGGTGCATCTATTCAAGAGTTTGAGTTAAGAACAACAGATTATGATAATGATCGTCACTTTTTCTTATCTCAATTTTTTATAGACAATTATGCCAATTCTTTAAAACAATATCCACTAGTAAGTAGCCAAGTAAACATCACCAGAATCGAAGTTTGGATTACCAATAGAAATGCAACCACAGAAGATTTTAGAAGTATTGTAGCACTTGCAGATATTGGAGAATTAAACAATCCTGGTTCTAATTATCAAAATTTAGTTGATGACAATAACACAGTACAACCTGTAACACCTGTTAGCGTTAATACAAATGGTAATGTATTTTTCTTACCTCAAAATGATGCCAATAATATTTACGACCCAACTGTTTTAGCGGGTATAAGAGATATTTCTGATGTAGACAATACCCTGCAAAGCCGTTTTCAAATGGAGCAAGGTACTGACTATTCCATTTTAGAAAATGCCCGAAAATTAACTACTAACGAATATATTTTAAATTCAAAATTAGGTTACATTTCTTTAAACAGACGTTTAAACGATGGTGAAGTTTTAGCAGTAGCTTATGAATATACAGTAGCTGGTTCTGTAAATGGCAGTACTAAAAAATCATTTAAAGTTGGTGAGTTTTCAAATGATGGTATACAAGCTCCACAAAATTTAGCTGTAAAATTATTACGTTCAGAAATTTTACAAACAGTTAGGCAAAATCCTACCACAAATGAGGCAGAAGCGTTTCCTACTTGGAGGTTAATGATGAAAAACATCTATGCCTTAGGTGCTTACCCACTTACGCAAGATGGTTTTCGTTTTGAAATTCAATATAGAGATGATGAAACAGGAATTGCCTCTAACATTTTACAAAATGCTAGCACACCAAACATACCTACCACTCCATTAATTCAAGTTTTAAACTTAGACCAATTAGACCAAAGCCAGTTTAGAACTCCAGATGGCTTTTTTGATTATGTAGAAGGTATTACTGTAAATTCACCTAATGGATACATTATTTTTCCAGAACCTGAACCTTTTGGTAATGACTTGGTTTTAGACCCTTCAGACCCAAATGATATTGGTTTAGATGAAACTTTAGATGCTCAATATCTTTTTAAAGAACTGTATTTAAACACCAAAATTAATATTCAAAATAACTTTCAAGCAAAAGACAAATACTTTTTAAAAGGATATTTCAAATCAGAAACTGCAGGTGGTATTCCTATTGGAGCGTTTAACGTACCTCAAGGATCTGTAACAGTTACTGCAGGTGGAAGACAATTGGTAGAAGGTGTAGATTTTGTGGTAGACTATTTACAAGGTCGTGTACAAATTATAGATCCAGGATTACAAGCAAGTGGAACACCAATTAGTGTTTCTACAGAAAATAATGCTGTATTTAATCAACAAAGAAAAACATTTATGGGTGTTGATGTAGAACATCAATTCTCAGAAAACTTTGTAGTAGGTGCAACTGTTTTAAATGTAATGGAAAGGCCACTTACACCTAAAATCAACTTTGGTTCTGAACCTATAGACAACACTATGTTTGGTCTAAATGTAGATTTCTCTACAGAAGTACCTTACTTTACAAAATTGGCAAATAAATTACCTTTTGTAGATACAGATGTACCTTCGAATTTATCTGTAAGAGCAGACATGGCTTATTTGTTACCAGGAACACCAAGTGGAATTGATGTAACTGGAGCTGCAACTTCGTATATAGATGATTTTGAAGCCTCACAAATACCAATTAGTTTACTATCTGCCTTAGATTGGTATGAAGCAAGTACACCAAGAAACCAATCTAATGATCGTTTTAATGGTGGTAATAGCGATTTATCTTACAATTATAAAAGAGCAAAATTGGCTTGGTACAGCATAGATCAAATCTTTTATGGTTTTGGAGAAACACCTCCAAGTATAGATGCAGACGAACTGTCTAGAGCTGAAACCAGGCAAATTAATTTTAATGAGTTGTTTCCAAATCAGCAGTTTGATATTACTCAGAATACACAAATAAGAACCTTAGATTTAGCGTATTTCCCAGAAGAAAGAGGTTCTTACAACTACAACCCAAATGCTACAATAGTTGGCGATAAAGCTGTATTACCAAGTCCTGAAACAAATTGGGGTGGAATTATGCGTCCTTTAAACACCAACAATTTTGATCAGGCCAATGTAGAGTATATTCAGTTTTGGGTAATGGATCCTTATCAAAATTACTCAATCACGCAAGAAGAAGGTTTACCTCAAGGCGTAAATCCAGATGATATCTCTAATCAAGTTGGAGATTTATACATCAACCTTGGTAATATCTCTGAAGATATCACCAAAGACAATCGTAAAATGTTCGAAAATGGGTTACCTGAAGATGGAGCTAAAGTTGATGGTGTAAACGTAAACAGAACAATTTGGGGAGATGTACCTAGAAATCCATCAATCATTTATGCTTTTAGTGAAGAAGACGCAGCAAGAACTAATCAAGATTTAGGTTTTGATGGTTTAACCAATGATGGTGAACGTAATTTGGCCAATGTAGATCCAAAATTTGCAGCGTTAACAGATCCTGCAGCAGATGATTTTCAGTTTTTTAGAGGATCGCAATTAGATGGTTTAAATGCATCTATCTTAAGAAGGTATAAAGACTTTAACAATACACAAGGTAACTCACCAACGTTAAATCAATCTCCAGAACCTTATCCAACGTCATCAACAACATATCCTGATGTAGAAGACATCAATAGGGATCAAACAATGAATACTGTAGAGAGCTATTTTGAATATCGAATTTCGATGAACAGAAACGATTTGCAGAAAGGAACCAATTTTATTGTTGATGAAAAAACCACAACTGTAACCTTAGAAAATGGGAATACTCAAGATACAAAATGGTATCAATTTAGAGTACCTGTAAGAAATGGAACGCCTGTAAATGGTATTACCGATTTTAACAGCATACGTTTTGTTAGAATGTTCTTAACCAACTTTAAAATGCCAGTTGTAATTCGTTTTGGAGAATTAGATTTGGTAAGAGGAGATTATAGAAGATACACTAGAACTATAGACCCTGCAATAGATCCTGATAGAGAATTAACACAAGCAGAACTAGAAGGTTTTGAAGTTGGGGTAGTAAGTATAGAACAAAATAATGGTAGCTACATTCAGCCACCAGGAATTGAGCGTGAGCGTTTACAAGGAAGTACAACTGTACAATTACAAAATGAGCAATCTGTAACTTTAAAAGTAACCAACTTAGAACCAAATAAAACCAGAGCCATTTATAAAAACTTAAGTGTAGATTTAAGACGTTTTAAGAATCTAAAAATGTTTATGCATTTAGAAGGTGATGATGGTTTTGCAGGTGTAATTCGTTTAGGAACAGATTTGAACGATAACTATTATGAGGTGCAATTGCCTTTAACAGTAAGTTCAGGAGGAAATAGCCAATTAGATATTTGGCCAGAAATTAATAACCTAGATGCACTTCTAGAAACTTTTGGTAAAGTAAAATTAGAAAGAGATGCAATAGGCGCTCCAATAAACGAATTGTATACCTCAATTGAGCAAAGTTCTAATGTACCTTATACATTAAGCGTAAAAGGTAACCCTACTTTGGCTCAAATTAGAACAGTAGTTTTAGGATTAAAAAATACAAGTAACGTAAATAGAACTGGTGAGGTTTGGTTTAACGAATTAAGAGCTGCTGGTTTTGATAATGATGCTGGTTGGGCAGCCGTTTTAAATGCTGATGCAAATTTTGCAGATGTTGCTAACGTTTCTTTATCTGGTAGTATGCAAACCATAGGTTTTGGTAATGTAGAAGATAGAGTAAACCAAAGATCTTTAGATGAAACAAAACAATATGATGTTTCTACCACAATTAATTTAGGTAAAGTAATTACACCTAAAGATTGGGGAATTCAAGTACCTATGTCTTATAGTATTGGAGAAAAATTTATAGACCCTAAATTTGATCCTCAATACCAAGATGTACTGCTAGAAGATGCCATAGATCAAAATCCTAATAGTGAATTCTCTAGAGATTATACCAAAAGAACCAGCATTAGTTTTGTAAATGTAAAGAAGAATAGAAACCCAAATTCAAGTAAAAAACCAAGATTTTACGATATAGAAAACATTGCAGTTTCTTACGCACACAACAAAGAGTTTCATAGAGATTATAATATAGAAAAATACATTAACGAAAATGTTACAGCATCTGCTGCCTACAACTACAATTTTAATAGCAAACCAATAGAATTATTTAAAAATTCAGAGAAATTTAAAAGTAAGTATTGGCGATTTATAAAGGATTTAAACATAAATCCTGTACCAAGTTTATTGGCAATCAATTCTAGAATTAACAGAAGTTATAATGAGCAGCAATCTCGTAATTTAGTACCAGGTTTATCTCCTCAACCAGAATTAATTCAAAGAAGATTTTTATTTGATTGGGATTATACTGTAGGTTTCGATTTAACAAAATCGCTTCAGCTAAATTTTAATGCTACCAATAACTACATATATGATGCTTTTGGAAGTGGAGAAGAATTGCAAATTTTTGATAACTTCTTCAATACAGGTAGAGCAAATCAATATCATCAAAAGTTAAATGCAACTTACCAATTGCCATTAGATAAATTTCCTTTCTTAAAATTCATTAAGGCAGATTATGCATATACTGCAGATTTTGATTGGCAAGTACAATCTCAAGATGAATCTATTGCAGAGCAAATTGGTAATGTAATTCAGAATGCAAATACACACAATTTAAATACTACTTTCTCTTTTGATAAGATTTACAAAAGTGTTGGCTTCGAAAAATTACTCTTAACGAAACAACAAAGAAAATTAGCTAAAGAGAATAAAAATGCTAGAATTCAACCTAAAAAGAATTTACCAACAGGAAAGAAAATTTTAAAACTTTCTTGGGATGTTTTAACATCGGTTAAACAAGCAAAAATTAGCTATTCAGAAAATAATGGGCAATACTTACAAGGGTATGATGAAGGTATTGGTTTCTTAGGAGGTGCACCAACTTCATTTGCTTTTGGTAGTCAAGTAGATATTAGAAACAAAGCATTAACCAATGGTTGGTTAGTTTCTCCAAGAGCTTTGGTAGATGACCCTAACACACCAATAGATGAAAGCGCCTTCTACAACAAAACTTATAGCAGAACACATTATAACAAATTAGATTACACCTTTACTTTAAAACCAATAAAGGATTTAAATATAGATGTTAGAGGTAATAAAATTAAAACAACAGACTTGTCACAGCAATTAGATATTATTGCAGATGGTACAGAAAACGGAACAATTGATTTTGGCATTGATGCTTTCGAAACTGGTAACTTTAGTACAAGTCATTCTATGTTCGGAACCGCATTTACAGATGGTGATGCACTTTTTCAAAGAATGAAAGATTACAGAACAACTGTAGCTAACAGGTTTGCAAGTGAAAACCCAAGTGCAGATCCTGCTGGATTTGGAGAGAATAGTCAGCAAGTATTATTACCAGCTTTTATAGCAGCTTATTCTGGCAAAGACCCTAATACAGTAAAAACAGGTTTGTTTAGAAATATTCCTATACCTAACTGGACTTTACGTTACAATGGATTAATGAAGTTAAAATGGTTCAAGAAAAACTTTTCTACGTTTATCATATCTCATGGATATAGATCATCATATACCATTTCTAGTTTTACTAACAATTTACAATATGATGAAGCAACAAAATTCACCACAGTAAATGCAGCTGGTAATTATGAGGCTCCTAAATTAGTAGCAGCTGCTACTTTAGTAGATGAGTTTTCACCTTTAATTAAGGTAGATATGAAAATGAAAAACTCTTTTTCTTTAAGAGGAGAAGTAAAAAGAGATAGAACTTTAACCATGAACTTTAACAATAGTACTTTAACAGATATTGCAGGTACAGAATATATTTTCGGTCTAGGTTATGTATTTAAAGATGTTAAAATGAATACTCGTTTTACCGGCAAAAAAACAACCTTAAAAGGCGATATTAATTTAAGAGCAGATGTGTCTTTAAGAGATAATTTAACACAAATTAGATATATAGATGAAGATAATAACCAAATTAGTGGTGGTCAACGATTATTTTCTATTAAATTTGTGGCAGATTATAGGTTAAGTAGTAGTTTAACAGCATCATTTTATTACAATCATCAAACATCGAAATATGCCATTTCTACCACTTTTCCAAGACAAGCAATTAATGGTGGTATTAATATCATATACAACTTAGGAGGAAATTAA
- the gcvH gene encoding glycine cleavage system protein GcvH, with amino-acid sequence MNIPATLKYTKDHEWVKIEGNIATVGITDFAQGELGDIVYVDVDTLDDTVEEGEVFGSVEAVKTVSDLFMPLSGEVIEFNDELEDDPELVNSDPYEKGWMIKLEISDEAQIQDLLDAEAYKSLIAG; translated from the coding sequence ATGAATATTCCAGCTACTTTAAAATACACAAAAGATCACGAGTGGGTTAAAATTGAAGGCAATATTGCAACAGTAGGAATTACAGATTTTGCACAAGGCGAATTAGGAGACATCGTTTATGTAGATGTAGATACTTTAGATGATACTGTAGAAGAAGGTGAAGTGTTTGGTTCTGTAGAAGCAGTAAAAACAGTTTCTGATTTATTTATGCCTTTGTCAGGTGAAGTTATTGAATTCAATGACGAGTTAGAAGACGATCCAGAATTGGTAAATTCAGATCCTTATGAAAAAGGATGGATGATAAAATTAGAAATTTCTGATGAAGCTCAGATTCAAGACTTACTAGATGCTGAAGCGTATAAAAGTCTTATTGCTGGATAA
- a CDS encoding VanZ family protein → MLKRIKVLLLDNFIFIAITFTITIVGLSLFKLPSTDIGVKNVDKIYHLIAYFSLAFAWLVSFYQQKSKKMLIVLACVVFGIIIEVLQSVLTNYRTGDYLDVFANTLGVLLALLFFNAIFKKKQIN, encoded by the coding sequence ATGCTGAAGCGTATAAAAGTCTTATTGCTGGATAATTTTATTTTTATAGCCATAACTTTTACAATAACAATTGTAGGGTTAAGCTTATTTAAATTACCAAGTACAGATATAGGTGTTAAGAATGTAGATAAAATTTATCATCTTATCGCCTATTTTAGTTTAGCTTTTGCTTGGTTGGTTAGTTTTTACCAACAAAAAAGCAAAAAAATGCTAATAGTTTTAGCTTGTGTGGTATTTGGCATAATAATTGAAGTATTACAAAGTGTCTTAACAAATTACAGAACAGGCGATTACCTAGATGTTTTTGCAAACACTTTAGGTGTTTTATTAGCTTTACTCTTTTTTAATGCTATTTTTAAAAAAAAGCAGATTAATTAA
- a CDS encoding energy transducer TonB, whose amino-acid sequence MQIKKNPKSNLENFSKIFMQIGLVLALFVTYVAIEQKTYDKTYGDLAVVSMDAEMEEEVPITERIEPVKPKTPPPPTPEKIEVVEDEKEIEETVIESTETDETEAVEVEEIVEVEEAEEVVEDVSFMIIEDVPVFPGCKGNKAELKACFSKMVQKHFSRKFDAELPNELGLSPGKKRVFIGFKIDKQGNIVNIQARGPHPKIESEVISVMNKLPKMTPGRQRGKPVGVKYSIPFSLIVE is encoded by the coding sequence ATGCAAATTAAGAAAAATCCAAAATCGAATTTAGAAAATTTTAGTAAGATTTTCATGCAGATAGGGCTTGTATTAGCTTTATTTGTTACATATGTTGCAATCGAACAAAAGACTTACGACAAGACTTATGGTGATTTAGCTGTAGTAAGTATGGATGCTGAAATGGAAGAAGAAGTTCCAATTACAGAAAGAATAGAACCAGTAAAACCTAAAACTCCACCACCACCAACTCCAGAAAAAATTGAAGTTGTTGAAGATGAAAAGGAAATAGAAGAAACTGTAATAGAATCTACAGAAACTGATGAAACAGAAGCTGTAGAAGTAGAAGAAATTGTAGAGGTTGAAGAAGCTGAAGAAGTTGTAGAAGATGTAAGTTTCATGATTATTGAAGATGTACCAGTTTTTCCTGGGTGTAAAGGAAATAAAGCTGAGTTAAAAGCATGTTTCAGTAAAATGGTACAAAAACATTTCTCTAGAAAATTTGATGCAGAGTTACCAAATGAATTAGGTTTATCACCGGGAAAAAAGAGAGTTTTTATTGGATTTAAAATTGATAAACAAGGTAACATTGTTAATATTCAAGCAAGAGGTCCTCACCCAAAAATCGAAAGTGAAGTTATTAGTGTAATGAATAAATTACCAAAAATGACTCCTGGAAGACAAAGAGGTAAACCAGTAGGTGTAAAATATAGTATTCCTTTCTCTCTTATTGTAGAGTAA